From the genome of Electrophorus electricus isolate fEleEle1 chromosome 14, fEleEle1.pri, whole genome shotgun sequence:
tctctgtctctctcccacctccTCAGACTTCATTACAGGGCCCATTTCCCTGGCATTTCGTCAACTGCTGTGGTACAGTGTTTCATTAGCCTCCCTAAACACACAGTGCCCTGCTTTAGACAGCACACCCCCCATTGTTATACAACGCTAAGAGGTACTTAGAGATCGATTTCATTTTTAACTTGCGTAAGCCCGTATTGTCAGGTccacatacatttttctttttgacagATGACTCTGTAAGCATGCAAAAAAACATGCTGTGCTCCATTGTTCTTCCTTGGTGGGCCTGGTGGTAGAGTGCGACTTTTTGGCCTACTATTTTAGGACGTGGGAACAGGGACTGATACTTTATATTTTGGTCTCACCTGAGACCAGCATTGCTTATTTTCAtagtatatttaatattaataatggaGTGGAAGAAAGGGCTCTTAGACTGTGGTAAAAGCGGCtaacacaaaatgtgtgtgttacttgtCAGCTTGAGGAGGCTTACCTAGTGGGATTTGTAAGAGGATAGTCGgtgttgtgtgttctttgaGTATTAATGAGCTAAGGTTGGAGCAGCTGTCTTCTGAGGCTAAAGGCTGAAAAGAAAGCGTAAAAGAGCACAGAGACGCGAGCTCCGTACTCCTGTGAAGTCAGCAGACGCACGGCTGCAGTGCCCGGAGCCACTCttgcaaaaacacacagcgTCGGGCTCCTGACGAATGCGGAGTCGCATTAACGTTCCTCACGGGGCATGACCAATCACAGAGTCTGGAACCTGTTTCCTCAACCGCTCTCAGACCTGAGATGACAGTGGAGagtgaaaatggaaaacagGCCCCTTTGATGTTCTTACGTTACATTCATTTCTTATATTCCCCCATGTCAGAGTGAGTGCCCAGGCAAAAACTATTGTTTATGGCACCTGCCAGGACATGTCACCTCTGGGTAATAATATCTTTGAAGTCATGCATGAGGCCAGCACAACAGACGTCACCACAGTCTTACATTCACAGGAGGAAACTGGCAGTTGATACAGTTCATAGCAACAAAGATGGAAGTTCTCTTCATGttttgatggatggatggatgttcTTCTCGAAATTCTTGAAATTCGTGCCCCAGACCAGCTGTGGCTGTGGAATAAagcagggagaaagtgagacagatacagaggatagagaaaatgagagaggtggagagagagagagaggaagagggagatggggagaaagagagagagagagggagatggggagaaagagagagagagcgggagagggagatggggagaaagagagagagagaacccccCATTGCTTGCAGCAATTAGAGCAGCTAGTCCCCATCTGCGCATGAAATAACACACTCCAGTCTGCAGGACATTTCAACCATCCATCAGCAGCttgttattctgtgtgtgtgtgtgtgtgtgtgtgtgtgtgtgtgtgtgtgtgtgtgtgtgtgtgtgtgtgtgtgtgtgtgtgcgtatgtacatgtgtgctgGTAGGTATAAGAGATGTAATTTATTCTCTGTTAATTAGAGGCCAATCGAAGTAggttatgtacacacacacacacatcaaaaggAATCCAAGAGTGCCTGGTGGAATAACTAGGAAAATGCATTATAGCCTTGCCAGCCTGCAGAGGTGGACAAACAATGAATGGTCGGCACTGATGGAAATTCATGATGGTAGAAGCACCAAGTAAAACAGATGGAAAGTAGCAAACTGCGTCGTCAGATAAAGTGACATATTGGGCCGGTGTTCACTGAACCACTGCTTTCCCTGTTAATACGTCCCGTTCTCGTTTCTCTTCCCAGGCTTCCCAGCTGTAGGGGAGGTTAACGCTCCATACCTCCCAACAGGTGATGCCCTGAAGGGAGTATGTCCCCTGTCTTACCATGCCACTGCTGTGCTATTGGCTGCTGCGACACTCTGTGGTCATGTGCCTTCTGCTGCACAGCCTGGTGCTGATGACGCTCTGCCTCCACCACGCAGCTACGTCCTGCTCGAAGCGCTGCTACTGCTCCGAGAGTGAGGGCCCGTCCGGGGGAAAGACCACACGCTGCAGCAACCTGCGCCTCACCGAGGTCCCACGGGACATCCCCAACGACACGCAACGCCTCTACCTGGACTACAACCTGCTGACCAGCATCCCCGCCAGTGCCTTCCAGGACCTGCCCCTGCTGGCCGAGCTCGACCTGTCCCACAACGAGCTGGCCCTGCTGGAGCCCGGGGCCTTCCAGGGCCTGGCTGGCTCTCTCCTGTTCCTGGACCTGTCCTCCAACCAGCTGTCCACGCTGGACCCCGATGCCTTTGAAGGCGTGCGGGCCCGTTCCAACCTGACGGGCAACCCCTGGCACTGCGACTGCCGGCTTCAGACGGCGCTGCCGCAGCTCGACCTCGAACCCGTGTCCCTCACGGGCATCGTGTGCCAGACAGCGGAGCCCGACGACTCCGATGCCAAAGGTGTGCCTTTCCTGCTAGCCAAAGACCTGGACCTGTGCGTGGTGCTCAAAAAGACCACAGACGTGGCCATGCTGGTAACCATGTTCGGCTGGTTCACCATGGTCATCTCCTACCTGGTCTATTACGTTCGCCACAACCAGGAGGACGCCAGGCGTCACCTGGAATATCTCAAGTCTCTGCCCAGCAGGCAAGGCAAGTCTGAGGAGTCTTCCACCATCAGCACTGTGGTTTAAGCCAACCACATGCTTATCGCTAACGGAGGAAACTCCTCAGGCTCCCGCTAGGCAATGGGGATGTTTGGCATCACAAAAAGCTGTGCTAGAGTCAGAGCTGCTATACGGTAGCGGGCCAGTAAAAAAGGACTGATGTTTCTagagaggggcggggcttggtgGGCCACCAATCCTCAACCACTCACACTCTAAGGCTCACTTCAGTTTAGCAGGTCAGCAAGTCAAAGTAACCCGGCTCAGCGGCCTCGTAAGGGGGCCAGAAGAAGCCGGCCGCCAGCCTGGAGCTCAGGTCTTGGGGTGAGCAAAGTCCACGGTCAGAGAGAGCTGAGACAGTTCGTCCTCCAGGACTGGCGGTGCGACTGCAGAGACGCAAAGGCCATCTAATCTTATCCACGTGAATAATTGATCCAGAGCTGGGTGGCCTGGCGCCCCACACTGGCTGAGCAGCATGACTGCGCCGGACACTTTTTAAAGGAGTAGCtgttgtttctttcttcttcctcccaGCTAGGTCTTTTTTTAGGAAGTTGCCCCATTTAGATGCAAGAGCATGCAGCACTCCCGTTCCGTCAGAATATTAACAAGCGAAATCTGGGAGTACGTCTCTGCAGACCGAAGCCACATCTTATAACAGAGCCATGTGTAAACCCACATACCTGTCATTTCTGCAGGCATTCCCAACAAGCATAGTACTGTAAGATTTTAGAATATAAAGatatgctttatttttgtcCCGAGTCACAGAACTAATGATGTAGAAATGAAACCAGAGCAAACCTTCATCGTTTTAGGGTTCTCTAGGGTTTAgcataatatttttattcttagcTTGATTGACAGTAGGTCCGCACCCTCacccctccacaccccccctctcccccttccacaccccccctctcccccttccACACACTGCAACTCTGtcccctgccccctcctcacCCTTCAGCTCCGCCCCTCACCCCCAGCTCCGCCCCTTCTCTAGCTTGAGACGGGGCACTGCATACCTAAACGTAACTCCCATGCTAATCCTTGCTCGACTGCAGCGTCGGACTTTCGAATAAGTGCAGCCAACGTGTCGAGTCTCGTACACAAATCTGATTCAAAACTCATGAGCAGTGGCTTGTGAAACGGAATTTTTGTGTGAGGCATCTTACACTCGCCGTGGGTTCTCTGCACCTGAATGATAAGGgcctctttttaaaatgaaaactactCATGCAGTATTGGAGTCTGCATTATTTAAGGGGTTTGACAGATGTAAGGAACTGTCACAAATGTTTCCCTCTAAAGCTTTTCTGCAGATTAATACACTGGTATGTAAAACTATTTTTTAGGTTTATGAAGAGCTGCATAAACATTTCATCATTATCCTGTTAAGAACTACACAATCCCAAGAACTATGGtttttattagtagtagcattattactattattactattacagaTGCATTTTTACATTGTAGCTATACATTTTGGTTTCTTCCAAATACCGTATTCAGGATGCACTCTAATGGAAAAATCGAACACTGATGTAATCACACTTTATTAAAGATACTGTAACACACTAAAGGTTATCAGTTTGGTACTGTGGCCTTTCAGAGGTCAGTGAGAGAGTTTTCCTGTGAAAGAATTCCTGTTGAGAAAACTTTTCCTTTGTTGTCCCAGTGATTTTTACACtcaaagcaacacacacacacacacacacgcacacacagacttccgCGCTGGCTTAGAACTGGGAATAAAGCTGTGAATGCCATGCTGGAGctgttaacacacaaacacagatccagTAAATATGAATAGAACTGCTGAGACAGAACACTGATACTGGGCAGGCAGggagaaatgaaataaatatgcTTATATTGTAGAACACAGTCCATGTGCCACATGCTTATATTAATAGAATAAAGTCAGGCCATATGCTTTagtatttaaatgtcaaaaataattGACATTTTATCCCTTTTAACACAATCTTTCTACACTATTTAATCCAGTGGCATATATTAATTAGGTAATCAGAGAAAGTACTACCTTGCAGTAGTTAGGGAATAGACCAAAATACAATCCAAACACTCAATCATCACAGTTCTCATGATGTGAAGACTTTATAGTCATGGTATGTGGTCTATAGTAATTACATTTGCCTGATGCTTTaatgcaaagcaacttacaaatttGACTGAACACAGCATGAGTAGTtgggggttaagggccttgttgaTGAGCCCATTAGCAGCAACTGGGCAGCAGTAGGACTCAAACAGACAAGCTTCTAACTACTAGGCAtctatcttaaccactgagctactacttcCCCAAGCCTGACTGTAATCGGTGACTGTAATAAGTGTTTTGTGCAGAAGAAGCTGGGCAGGGCAATAGCAGGGAGTGGGGCAATAGCAATAGGCAGAGCAGTAGGGGCGGGGCAGTAGCGGTAGCTGTGACTGGTGATGTTGCAGGTGTGGAATGGGCGTGGCAACACTTAGGCCCAATCAGGAATAAAGTGGCCAGCCATATTTTTTTGGGACAGTACCACTAAACCACACCCACTACAGCCTGACACTTATACAACCAGCAGTATCTGTCATTCCATTCAGATAATTCAGTCATAGGTAACTATGACTCCTGTTCCAGAATCATTCTGTAACTCCTAGAACTCTCATTCTTCGCTCTTTTAAACACATACCTTTCATATCAGTTTCAGTGTAGTTGCAGAATAATTCATGGCAGTTACTGAATAACATGCCTTAAGATTAACAACTAAATAATCACGTAGTTGAAGAGGTTAAAGAAACAAATTGCAGTGGAAGGACAAGCAGGATTCTGAAAAAACAAGTTTAACACAGACCTCTTTGTGTTCTTGAATATGTGTTCAGAAACCATGTCCTGCCCCTGGCACATGACTGGTTGGCTCTGTCAGCAGTGCCATCCAATACGGGCAATGCCAGCTCCCCCTGAAACCAGAAGCTCCCTTCTAAAAGTTTTAGGATAACATTGTGTTGGAAGTGTTTTTATAATGCATAGAGGTGTATTACACAATGTACCTGTACTGTGTTATAATGTGGCTGATTGTCACCAGAGAAGGTTTACTCTTTCTGAGCCTGGGCACCCGCCTGGAGTCAGCTACAGCTTCGGATGCCTTTGAATGCCCTAAATACTCTTTGACCTCCCGTTGcttgccatagcaaccactcAGAGTGTTGGCGGGTCTGTCAGGACATCAGTCCAGGCTACTCCAAAGAGCCTCATTTTGGCGGCTCAGCAGCAGGTCTACGGACGCTTCAACATCACAGACCTCTCGTAATTAAACCTGCCTGAGGTGTGCTGACAtttagtgttgttgttgttgttgttttttagcTTGAAGTGATGACATCATACATCCAATGTGGCTCGCCATCCGAGATCCAAGAAACAAAAGTGTTTGCAGTTTGACTGAAAAAGCTGGGAACAATAAACCATGACCTACTCCAGCTATTGCGCCCCAAATAGAACCACTTACATGCACCAGAGTTCGTAAGAAAAGGAGCTAAGTGCTTGTGTATCAGAGATCACTCAGGGGACAATAAATGGAAGGCAATGGGTATGTAATTGATGGGGAGAACGAATCTTGAAAAGGGTTCAGGCAGCGTTTGTCAGCTTCTGCTCGGGTGAGTGTACAGACAGGACTGTTGCTGGGAGAAAATACAAGCTGGCATGCATTTACCAAAATTATGATGAACCACGGCCTCTGACCTTTAGTGTGAGAGCCTGACAGTATTCGGGGGTGAAAAGACGGGCTCTGCACGCTCAGAGGCACTTACCCCAGGGGCAGGGATttctactctcacacacagcccaactGCCCCAATGCCTTGTGCAGGTTACCCTTGTCCTGATTATGCTAAGTCTGGGTGTATTCTATGCAATCTGGGGGCTTGTAAGAGCTTAGGACGTTGCTCTAAAGATTTCTCCATTCTCTCCAGAGATAGTGCACAAGAAAAGAGTGTGCTCATGCCAAGATCATGGGTTCAAATCCTGGGCAACCCACACACTGTTGTATAGATTAACATGTGTGAGTTGCTCTGGGTAGTAGTGCTGGTGAGATGTTGAAAAATATCCTTTTCAGTGCATCCCTACAGCGCTAAGAAATCTTTGTAGTATTAGTACGATCGTGCTTCTTGGCTTGGCTAAGTTTCCTACGTGGTTATCACAGAAATAAGTGCAAGATTTCCTCTGCCAAAAACTGCACTGAGAGCACATCCTTGTCAAATAAATGGTTTCATCGTTAGATGCTCTGGCTATGACCTTTCTTTGACCTTCTCatccttgtttctttttttctatcttCACATCGACTTTTCTCGCCTGCCAGTTTATTTTAAGAACTTCAAATCCAGTcatttcctctccatctccctttctgtTCCTTCATTCTCAGTGTATCTTCTCATTTTTGCTCAGCTCTTCCTAAAGTGCTTACCAACATAACTGTATTTCTATAAGGATTATAAAAATCTTGTAATTGTATTTCCTCTTCCGACACGACGGCCCTGAAAACAATTGACAGGCGTGCGCTACcccaatcaacacacacaatggcCCTCTGATGTCTTTTCACAATATTAAACCATTTACCAAACAGCGCTGTTGAGCATGCCGAAATGATAACAATTCAGTTATGTGCACATCCTCGGGTGTTTTGCAGCATGTAGCATGCATGCAGCTCGAAACGTTAGACAGCAAGGGGCATATGAAGGGTGGGAGCTCAGAAACCAAGTCACAGGAATCACAAGTGGCTTTTATAAGCATGATTACTCTCCGGGGAAGCGTCGAGTTAGTTCAGAGCAAGAGCGTTCGCCGCATAACTGCGAAAAACAACACTCCACACCTGTGTGGCGGCAGGCGGCTAGCCGTGTGGCGCGTGAGGTGGACGTGTGCTGAAGCACCAAGCGCTTGAGATGGTAGCTCAGAGCAAACAGAGCCGCACATGATGAGTGAGAGGTTCAGCACTACTGAAATATAGATGGTAAACCTTCCTTCACTGACATCTCACTCTCtagtgcgtgcacacacacgtgcatgcacacacagtgatacAGCTAGAAGCATAGTAAGTAAAAGATGTGCATATGTGAAACAGCTCAAATGTAGGAGGGTAATTCCTAAGGTAAGTaatcacgtacacacacacaaacacatgcatgcacacatagtCTTGATTTTGCCAACATCTATTACTGTAGCTGCATAACGGCAATATCTAACCTTTACGATGACCTTGTCGATGTATTGAAACAATATATCAAGAACATATTtcggtttttttggttttcagaCAAAAACTCCAAACTGCCCCTTTGGAAAATATCCTCACAAGGCTTTTCAAATTCCCTCAAAATGTTCACGTTTTACAGTCATACTACAAACCTTaccttaccacacacacacacacacacacacacacacacacacacacacacagagggagggagagagggagagagagagagagagagagagagagagagagagagagagagagagagagagagagagagagagagagagaaatagaaaaatattaGAGAGTAAAACAGATACACAGGAACTAAACTAAACTGAAATGTTAGTCTTGAACACAGCCAGCTCTTCACTATGTACCATATACATGAGAAAACTGAGAAACATGAGAAAACTgagaaaacatgaatgaaaaagaaccTTGCAGACAGAATCAACCAACTGTGGTTGAAGGagtaaatatttacagttatgaattgaaaatgaaaaaaagaaaagcattcgtacattttccatatttatattttgagcACAATTCTAATAATTCTAATAAAGGTTACTtaactccccccccacacacacacatacacacacatacacaatcacaacCAAACACTCAGGAATTATGCACATCTTGGAGTTGTGGCCAAGGGACATTAGTGTCTGTTCCAGTCAGCTCAATGgaaatgtaagtgtgtgtgtgtgtgtgtgtgtgtgtgtatgtgtgtgtgtgtgtgtgtgtgtgtttgtctgtgtgggggAAGAAGATGGTATGACAGGTAATGTTATACCCTGGTGCTAAATACACACCTGTTGCAGTTCCATTTACATCTTAGACCAGCTCACCTTGCAAAGGATGGAACTGTGtatgtggtggggggggggggggggtcagtgaGTGGCTATTAGAATGACTCTCTAAGAACATCATGTCTCTTTCTCCgtctcattcactcactcctcactcactcactcactcacacacacacacacacacacacacacacacacacacacacacacacacgcgctccgTGTATTCATTCACCCTCATCCTTGTCATGTCTCAGTAACGTTCATGTTGTCATGACCAACaatgccccctgctggctgctCTCAGCAATAAAACTCTTCGCAACTCACTCCAGGTTTCAGGAAGTCCTCATATATGTGGTCACGCTTTCATTATGAGCCGGTTTGTGCCACTGGCGCAGCAGAGAGGAATccagcagagaaagaggagaggctGGAACGTCACTGTCAGTCTGCGGTTGTCTATCACAAAGCAGAGAGTTTGCGCTGATTTCCGGGACTCATTGGGCGCGGAGCGTGTGTTCGGTCTCCCAAAAGCCTCGCGAGCCGCAACTTACCTGCAGACTGCAGAAAATATCCAAGCGTTCTCACACACGAGCCTTCCAAAGCTGACACACACGGCAACGCTCGTTGCCATAGAAACTGGggttcctcttcctgttttcgTGTTCTGCCCATCTTGGCTTCCTTTGAAGAGAAGTATTTCATAAAAAGCCTAtatcacacactcatttactgacacacacattgactcactctctctctctctctctctgtcacacagagagagagagagagagagagagagagagagagagagagagagagagagagagagagagagagaaaaagcaatcATAACGGCAGCGAACAATAGTAGCATTACGAGTGTTGGAtttgctgctctctgctggcaGCACCGCCTGCCAGTGTAAGTTGCGCACACTTGTGCTGGACGGGTATGGAGAGGCTGCGCACACTGTTTGGGGGTCGTCTTTCGCCTCCACCAATGAACTCAACTCGACTAAAGCCTGCGCACATGTGCCGGTCCACCTGCTAGGCCGGATCACTAAAAAATACACACGACAGTTTCGCCAGTTTTTTTGCGCTTTGTGTTAATACGTTCGGCACCGGTTGATTTCTGGAGGTCCTGACTCAGGCGCCGATTCAGCTGTCGCTAAAACACTGGAGCCTAAATCACCAGTGATATTCTAGTCTTGGAGATGGCACTCCAAATGGTGAACCAAATGGTGAACACCATGGGTGAACCAAGCAATGCTTGAAAATGCTTTAGACCCCGTGAAAAGATATTGCATTTGGCCACTACCTAATAATATGGTACATTTTTAGGGTCCCTGTCAGATAGAGGCCTGAGAATCATCCTAAcatccccccaacccccaccccacaacgCCCCTCACTGCAACCTCAGTGCCTCTGACACGGGGGTTGTTCTCCTTACTAGTACTGTATTTATTCTCCTAACTCAGATTAATTATCCTCTACTTTATTTTCTTCAAGACTACATTTTTTACTGACATACCGAGAGAACAAGCACAAATGTGGTAACCTCGAGTGACGAGAACACTTCCTATAGCCTATggacaaaacatgaaaaatatccCCTTGAATCAGTTGACCCTTTTAATTGGGGTGGCAGTTATAATTAAAGGTCTCATTTCATCTAAATGAGTACGTTACCACATGACATCATAGTGAGCGCACTTGATGTCATAATTGATGATGAATGACAGATCTTAATGACACTTTAATAAATTAGACACCACTCACTTTCCCAACTGGGCCAAGCATGTAAACCTAAACTTCATTCCTCTTTTACTTAGTAGTActttcattctttcacaaaCGACTTCCgaataactctctctctccctgtctctctctcagagtatTGCAATACAGGGCGACATCCGAATCATGGAAAACAGTGGTTTCCAAACTACAGTTTCATGGGTGACGAAAACAGACGAAACAGATGTGGTGCAATCCACGCACCACTTTTTGTTCCTTTAAGCAGAATATTTTATGGTAAATAATGAAAGTGACAGTGATGAAAGAATGAGATGGATACATTGCAGGGATCCCCTCTCAGCTTCCTCTCACATCCATTCCTTTCTACGCTGCCTCCCCCGACAATGTTTAATGATTTGTGTCGTAGGTATAACGGGTCACCCTTAAGAGCCAACTTTAATAGAATACAAATTGgtggagaaaacattttttatcaaaaacactcaaaaggttttttttttcttttctttacttaatttactttcttaacttggagaaaaacaaaagaaaaaaaacatgattagCTCACCAAGCAACAATTTCCAACAGAGTTCCGGGCATAAACGTTCTTCTTCTTCATCGTCCTACAACAACATTTCTAGATGTATTGGTCTTAGCACAGCAGTCAAGCAAAGTAATGTTTTCTTGAACTGACTTAAAATGATGAGATAAAAAAGTCAACCCACCTCAATCTCCCCAGGGTCTTTGCTCATCACTGGCTTCTTACCAAGACACGGAGGAGTGTCACAACATAGGTAAACTACGCTCCTCATAATATGATACTGAACGTCAGCATGTGGCTTATTAAGTGTAAATGAGACACTACGAGTTCAAGGCACGCAAGAATCTTGACAGGCTGATACGTTCGAGGGCAAGTTAGTTCACTGTTTCAAACCAAAACGCTTCACTGTCCTGTTATTCAAATGCGCAAGAACGCTGAAGAAGTTGTGACCCCTAATGAAGCTGTGCTCaggatacacagacacaaagctaAGCTAACACAAGGACAGCAGACAGGGCTTTAGGGAATCAGTTTGTGATGGATGGTGTATCATGTGAGGTCCAGAAGGCAAACACATGAAAAGCaaaagtgttaaaaagttaGACTTCTGGGCACCCTTCAGAACAGATTTTTTACATGACTgtgcaaaaaatatttatagtacatgatgtaaaatgaaaaaaaaaaaagtattcctTCCATTTGTCTTCCCCAGCAGTGGGTGAGAAGTCTTCACTTGCACagagattattttaatttcGCTTTCTTCCtattaaatttttatttgaCGCAAATAAGAGCAAATGGGGTAATCTGGGTTTCATGTTGTTTCCTGTTGTTTCTAAAATTGGAAAATTGTCCAGTGAGTCAGCATACACTCACTCATAGATGAAATCTCTTCTACTCAGGAATGCATGATGGTGTTactgtgtaaaatgtatataaccCAATGGCAAGGATGTAAAAACAGAAGTAGatatgtaaaattatatatatacagaaaagaaaaaataaacaatttttttttaaagatgtccACAGAGCAAATGCAGCATCTGAGTAGAAATGCTCTTTGCCTCATGAGAGCCCCTAAATGCCTGCATTTACTTCACACTCAGTTGGatgtaaataagtaaacaaggtaataagtaaataagtcaTTGTGCTCCTGAACACACAGCG
Proteins encoded in this window:
- the lrrc3ca gene encoding leucine-rich repeat-containing protein 3B → MPLLCYWLLRHSVVMCLLLHSLVLMTLCLHHAATSCSKRCYCSESEGPSGGKTTRCSNLRLTEVPRDIPNDTQRLYLDYNLLTSIPASAFQDLPLLAELDLSHNELALLEPGAFQGLAGSLLFLDLSSNQLSTLDPDAFEGVRARSNLTGNPWHCDCRLQTALPQLDLEPVSLTGIVCQTAEPDDSDAKGVPFLLAKDLDLCVVLKKTTDVAMLVTMFGWFTMVISYLVYYVRHNQEDARRHLEYLKSLPSRQGKSEESSTISTVV